The following DNA comes from Methylophilus sp. 5.
GTGCCACATTACGAAGCACCGGTAAAACTGGCTTACTCTGCCAAAAACCGTTCTGCTGCTATTCGTATTCCGTTTGTGCACTCAGATAAAGCACGCCGTGTTGAAGCGCGTTTTCCAGACCCGATTGCCAACCCTTACCTAGCGTTCTCCGCCTTGCTGATGGCCGGTCTTGATGGCGTTCAAAACAAAATTCACCCAGGTGAACCAGCCACTAAAGACTTGTACCATCTGCCTCCAGAAGAAGATGCATTGATCCCAACCGTGTGTTCATCATTAGAGCAAGCGCTTGAGTATCTGGACAAAGACCGCGAGTTCTTGACCCGCGGTGGCGTTTTCTCAGATGACTGGATTGATGCTTATATCGCATTGAAAATGGAAGAAGTCACTAAATTGCGTCAAACACCACACCCTGTTGAGTTTGGTTTGTACTACTCCTGCTAATCGCAAGAGAACGCACCAAAACAGGGCAGCTCAGGCTGCCCTGTTTTTTTATGCCCACTTGGCATCGTCAACCTTTTGCCGCAAACACACGTTGATAACCTCAACAATCTACTCTAAACTATTGCCATGAAAAGACTTTTTTACATTGTTGCTTTTGTACTGGTCTCAAACAACGCTCTGGCGGATATTTATAAATATACCGACAGCAATGGTGTGACTACCTACACCAACATAAAGCCAGAAGGTAATAGCAAGTCTGAGTTGGTGATCAGCGGCCCTAAATCTGCAGAGCCACCGCCCGTTGCGCGTGAAAAAAGATCCAGCGCAAAAACACCTTCTCCGGCTAACTTTCCTAAAGTGGATAACCAGACACAGAACCAGCGCGACCAAAAGCGACGTGAATTGCTAATGAGTGAATTATCTCAAGAAAAACAAGCACTTGAGAACGCTAAACAGTTATATGAAGACGCACAAAACACCCCTGAGGTCTATAAAGGTGCCAACGGTAAAACGTTTAGAAACGTCGCCAAATATGATGAAAAACTGCATTTAATCGAAGCTGAAATTCAGGCGCATGAGCGCAACATTGAACTACTCAACAAAGAACTCAATCTTTAAACGCACCATTTTGGGAATGCTTTAAACCATTTTTGGCAACCAAGTTAGAACTGGCTTGGCTTTTGCTTTAAAACAGGGCGTGATTCACTCTTTTTAACAAGCTTAGGATATGGTTCAAAAATCTCCCACCGGGTTTAGCGGTTTAGAGCACATTGCCACCGCAGTGATTCTGCTCAATAACCAACTGGAAGTGACCTATGCCAACTCGAGCGCAGAGATTCTGTTCGCGTTCAGCGCCAACCAAATCCACGGCGTACATATTCATGATGTGTTCGTGAATTGCGAGATTTTACAAATGGCAGTCACCAATGCCATTCAAACGCAAAGCCCTTATCGTGAGCATGAGTTCATACTGACCACACAACGTGGCCATACTACGGCCGTGACCTGCACGGTGACACCGATTTCGACCACATTTAACCAAGCGCCAGAAGACATGCTGATTCTGGAGTTTGTACAGATGGATCAGCAGTTACGTATCGCGCGTGAAGAGCGCATGCTGATTCAGCAACAAGCCAACTCTGAGCTATTACGCAACCTGGCCCATGAAATCCGTAACCCCTTAGGCGGTTTGCGTGGCGCAGCCCAATTGCTTGAGTTTGAGCTACCGCAACCAAGCCTGAAAGAATACACCCAAGTCATCATTAAAGAAGCTGATCGCTTGCACAGCTTGATGGACAGGTTGCTGGCACCGCACCGCGTGCCTAAATACGAGCCGACTAACATTCACGAGGTACTAGAGCGCGTGCGCAGCTTGTTATTGGCGGAGTCACCCAATCATATTCGCGTCATTCGAGATTACGACACCAGCCTGCCAGAGCTCATTGGTGACCGCGAAAAGTTGATTCAGGCCGTGCTCAACATAGCGCGTAACGCGGCACAGGCCATGCAGCAAAATCAGACAGAGAGTGCGAGCATTACCTTTCGCACCCGGGCCGAGCGGCAAATTACACTGGCCAGAAAACGCTACCGGGTTGGTATCCATCTGGAGATTATTGATAACGGCCCTGGCATTCCGGCAGGTATTAAAGAGCGTATTTTTTACCCGCTGGTCTCTGGCCGCGAAGGCGGCACAGGCTTGGGGCTTGCGCTGGCACAAACCTTTATTACACAACACCATGGCATGATAGATTGCGATTCACAGCCAGGTAAAACCATTTTTCATATATTGCTACCCATCGAGAGTACGCAATTAAAATCATCAGCATAATAATTTACGAGAAATAGCTATGAAGCCAATCTGGATCTTAGACGACGACAAATCCATCCGCTGGGTGTTTGAAAAGGCACTGGCACGCACTGACTTTGATTTCAAAACATTCTCGTCACCTGCCGAAGCCCTCAATGCATTAAACCGCGAGCAACCGCAAGTCATCGTCAGCGATATTCGCATGCCTAACGGTTCAGGGCTCGATTTTCTGTCAGAGGTCAAACAACGTTTTCCAGACATCCCCGTCATTATCATGACAGCTTACTCTGATCTTGAAAGCGCCGTAGCCGCTTTTCAGGGCGGCGCTTTTGAGTACCTGGCTAAACCGTTTGATGTCGATCAGGCGATTGAGATCATCAAACGCGCGGTTGAAGAAAGCATGCGCCAATCGGTAGAAGCCGTTGAAGAGTCAGGCCCGTCACCAGAAATTATTGGTCAGGCACCTGCCATGCAAGAGGTTTTTCGTGCGATTGGCCGTCTCAGCCGCTCGCATTCAACAGTGCTCATCAATGGCGAGTCAGGTAGTGGCAAAGAGCTGGTCGCCAGCGCATTGCACAGACATAGCCCGCGTGCAGACAAGCCATTTATTGCCATTAACACCGCAGCTATTCCTAAAGATTTATTAGAATCTGAATTGTTTGGCCACGAACGTGGCGCCTTTACCGGCGCAGCCGCTGCGAGGAGAGGGCGCTTTGAACAAGCCGACAACGGCACTTTATTCCTGGATGAAATTGGCGACATGCCTGCAGACTTACAAACACGCTTACTACGTGTGTTATCTGATGGCCAGTTTTACCGCGTCGGCGGCCACCAGCCAATTAAAGTCAACGTACGCGTAATCGCAGCGACGCACCAGGACCTCGAAGAACGTGTGAAGCAAGGTCTGTTCCGTGAAGACTTGTTTCACCGCTTAAATGTGATTCGCTTGCGCCTGCCACCCTTGCGCGAGCGCAGAGAAGACATCCCCCTGCTGACCAAGCACTTTTTGGCTCACAGCGCTCAGCAGTTAGGTGTAGAGCCCAAGCAACTCTCCCAGGCCGCCGTCAAATACCTGATGTCGGTAAATTGGAGTGGTAACGTCCGCCAGCTGGAAAACGTCTGTCATTGGCTCACCGTGATGGCGCCTGGCCAAAATGTGGATGTGAACGACCTGCCGCCAGAGCTAAAAGAAGATACCGGCAAACATAATACCGGTGGCTCATGGCAAGAAGCCTTAGCGCAAGAAGTCACCGATGCGCTCAACCGTGGCGAAACCAATATTCTGGATGCCAAAACCAAAGAGTTTGAACGCACGCTCATCACGCGCGCCCTTGCACACACCGATGGCCGCCGTATTGAAGCGGCTAATCAATTAGGCATGGGCCGCAACACGCTGACGCGTAAGATTCAGGAATTAGGGATAGATGATTAATGTCTTTTAAATAAACGGCAACAAAAGTTGCCGTTTATTCTGAAACGACTGAGCTTCATTGTAAATGATGTAAAGCATGCCATGCTGTAATCTTACTAGGACGCCTTTAGTGAGTCTCCACTATGAAATGGAATTAAACCTGAAGCTACTGCATCTAAAATGACCATTTCAACAATACTACCATCTGCACCATAACTCACATTTACATTCCAATCTTGCGATGTTTCACGCAAAATCGGTTGATCATTAAATACCATTTTCAAAATGTCATCTTCTGGGTAATAGGTAGTTCTCATCTCACTGCTCCAATTCAAAATGATGCATCACTGTTTTAACCACTAAATATGCCTCAACTACAACAGCAACACACAACAAATTATCATTTCTGTCATTGTAAGATTTAAAAATCCATAAACGCACCTCATCTTTTTTACGTATTTCGCCAGTTTCTATTAAATCTAGAATCAATGATTCAGAAATCCGACGCTGTAACATACGCTCCCTAGCATGGGGCGTAATACGCTAACGCGTAAGATTCGAGAGCTTGGGATAGACGACTAATCACCTAGCAGAGTTGCTGGTATATCACGCTTATCGTGTAACACCCGCCAAATTTCGATGTGTGTTTCTTGGTCAAGGTAAAAAATTAAATACGGATAACTCTGACATTTCCAAACACGCAACCCAGGCAAATCCAGAATCTGCGCATATCGTAAAGAACCAGATTCTGGATAACATTGAATATGCTTATAAGCTTGCTGTAACGCATCAATAAAATGATGCATATACTCTGGTGCATGACTCAGATAATAATCAGTTGCTGTTACCACATCCTGATCTGCAAGCGCTCTGCGTAGCAGCTTTTTCATTGCTTTATCTTTGCTGTTTAATGCCTACAGATTCTCGCAAACCATCAAAATAAGCATCATTTGCTTCACCAGTTAGCTCAGACTCAGCACCTAGCAACAGTAAGCCTCGCAAATACAATCTGTCTTGATCTCGTCGAATTAACTCACGCAAATACTCACTTGAGGTGCTATAACCAGCGCTGGCAACCCGCTCATCCACAAATTTTTTTAACTGGTCAGGTAATGAAATATTCATAGTCGTCATTCAATCACTCCTTACAATCAGCACATAAAATATTGGCAATTTTTGCCAAAAATTAAGTCTAAATGACGAGCTAGATTAAATCAAGGGCATGTGAGAAAGTCTCGGACGCGCTCAACCGTGGCGAAACCAATATTCTGGATGCCAAAACCAAAGAGTTTGAGCGCACGCTCATCACGCGCGCCCTTGCACACACCGATGGCCGCCGCATTGAAGCGGCCAACCAATTAGGGATGGGCCGCAATACCTTGACGCGTAAGATTCAGGAGCTCGGGATTGATGATTAACTTAAATATGTACTTGTTGACTGCGCCATAGCGGAAATGAACTATGTTTTTGCGCATCAATACTGCTGACAAAAAAGACTTGCGCCAGACGTGAGTCTTTTAATGTTTGGCCAAAGAATTGATTGGCCGCATGAAAATGTCTACCCTCATATAAAATCAACGTATTGTAGACATTATTAATACGTACGATTTCATCAAACATACTGTGATAAGCCGTATCCATCTTTACCGTGCCATCTGCAAAACGTTTATCGTTTTGTTTCAATGCGTTGTCATAAGCACTCTGATCAAAGCTTTTATTCGGCCTGAATAATGAAGTCCCTGAGTCCAGCGGGGCATCTGGGCTTAAATACAACACAGCAGCAAATACTGCGTTACCATCGGTATGAATCACCCCTCTGCCGTAGTCTTCACTCACACTTTGAAAATTAGTTGAGATTGCCCAACGCATACGCTCAAATTCAGAGTTATGAAACAATGAGATAATTTTAGTGCTGAGGTTTTCAAATAAAGGTTTATTAATCACCGACAAATCTTTTGTGCGCGCGCCTGGAAAAACATACGGAACATTCCCCAATTGATGTCGATATTGGTACTTCTGATTCAAAGCAAAGGTGCGTATCGCATCAGGATCTTCATAAAAATTCTCAACGATGGTAACCGGATACAAATTCATAATTAAT
Coding sequences within:
- a CDS encoding DUF4124 domain-containing protein — protein: MKRLFYIVAFVLVSNNALADIYKYTDSNGVTTYTNIKPEGNSKSELVISGPKSAEPPPVAREKRSSAKTPSPANFPKVDNQTQNQRDQKRRELLMSELSQEKQALENAKQLYEDAQNTPEVYKGANGKTFRNVAKYDEKLHLIEAEIQAHERNIELLNKELNL
- the glnL gene encoding nitrogen regulation protein NR(II), which translates into the protein MVQKSPTGFSGLEHIATAVILLNNQLEVTYANSSAEILFAFSANQIHGVHIHDVFVNCEILQMAVTNAIQTQSPYREHEFILTTQRGHTTAVTCTVTPISTTFNQAPEDMLILEFVQMDQQLRIAREERMLIQQQANSELLRNLAHEIRNPLGGLRGAAQLLEFELPQPSLKEYTQVIIKEADRLHSLMDRLLAPHRVPKYEPTNIHEVLERVRSLLLAESPNHIRVIRDYDTSLPELIGDREKLIQAVLNIARNAAQAMQQNQTESASITFRTRAERQITLARKRYRVGIHLEIIDNGPGIPAGIKERIFYPLVSGREGGTGLGLALAQTFITQHHGMIDCDSQPGKTIFHILLPIESTQLKSSA
- the ntrC gene encoding nitrogen regulation protein NR(I) translates to MKPIWILDDDKSIRWVFEKALARTDFDFKTFSSPAEALNALNREQPQVIVSDIRMPNGSGLDFLSEVKQRFPDIPVIIMTAYSDLESAVAAFQGGAFEYLAKPFDVDQAIEIIKRAVEESMRQSVEAVEESGPSPEIIGQAPAMQEVFRAIGRLSRSHSTVLINGESGSGKELVASALHRHSPRADKPFIAINTAAIPKDLLESELFGHERGAFTGAAAARRGRFEQADNGTLFLDEIGDMPADLQTRLLRVLSDGQFYRVGGHQPIKVNVRVIAATHQDLEERVKQGLFREDLFHRLNVIRLRLPPLRERREDIPLLTKHFLAHSAQQLGVEPKQLSQAAVKYLMSVNWSGNVRQLENVCHWLTVMAPGQNVDVNDLPPELKEDTGKHNTGGSWQEALAQEVTDALNRGETNILDAKTKEFERTLITRALAHTDGRRIEAANQLGMGRNTLTRKIQELGIDD
- a CDS encoding DUF2283 domain-containing protein — protein: MRTTYYPEDDILKMVFNDQPILRETSQDWNVNVSYGADGSIVEMVILDAVASGLIPFHSGDSLKAS
- a CDS encoding DUF4258 domain-containing protein; this translates as MTPHARERMLQRRISESLILDLIETGEIRKKDEVRLWIFKSYNDRNDNLLCVAVVVEAYLVVKTVMHHFELEQ
- a CDS encoding type II toxin-antitoxin system RelE/ParE family toxin is translated as MKKLLRRALADQDVVTATDYYLSHAPEYMHHFIDALQQAYKHIQCYPESGSLRYAQILDLPGLRVWKCQSYPYLIFYLDQETHIEIWRVLHDKRDIPATLLGD
- a CDS encoding DUF6445 family protein gives rise to the protein MNLYPVTIVENFYEDPDAIRTFALNQKYQYRHQLGNVPYVFPGARTKDLSVINKPLFENLSTKIISLFHNSEFERMRWAISTNFQSVSEDYGRGVIHTDGNAVFAAVLYLSPDAPLDSGTSLFRPNKSFDQSAYDNALKQNDKRFADGTVKMDTAYHSMFDEIVRINNVYNTLILYEGRHFHAANQFFGQTLKDSRLAQVFFVSSIDAQKHSSFPLWRSQQVHI